One Oceanithermus desulfurans DNA segment encodes these proteins:
- the mglB gene encoding GTPase-activating protein MglB: protein MIEPTVALYGDAFNRAASVLEELIDQAQVRYVLLVDRKGFVLAHREALWAPRPPALDSIATLVAGNAAATQALANLLGEPKFNELVKQGEKQGLYVEEVNDLTLLVMIFDTDTPIGRVKLFGKKAAAELDEITRSAVVMPRELGIDKDFHESADAMLDDLFGN, encoded by the coding sequence ATGATCGAGCCAACGGTGGCCTTGTACGGCGACGCCTTCAACCGGGCGGCGTCCGTTTTGGAAGAGCTGATTGACCAGGCCCAGGTCCGCTACGTGCTGCTGGTGGACCGCAAGGGCTTCGTGCTGGCCCACCGCGAGGCCCTCTGGGCCCCGCGTCCGCCCGCGCTCGACTCCATCGCGACGCTGGTGGCGGGCAACGCCGCAGCCACCCAGGCGCTCGCCAACCTGCTGGGCGAGCCCAAGTTCAACGAACTGGTCAAGCAGGGCGAGAAGCAGGGGCTCTACGTCGAGGAGGTCAACGACCTCACCCTGCTCGTGATGATCTTCGACACCGACACCCCGATCGGCCGCGTCAAGCTCTTCGGCAAGAAGGCGGCCGCCGAGCTGGACGAGATCACCCGCAGTGCCGTGGTCATGCCCCGCGAGCTGGGCATCGACAAAGACTTTCACGAATCCGCCGACGCCATGCTGGACGACCTCTTTGGAAACTAG
- the mglA gene encoding GTPase MglA: protein MSTINFANREINFKIVYYGPGLSGKTTNLRWVYQTVPEGRKGEMVSLATEDERTLFFDFLPVDLGEVKGFKTRFHLYTVPGQVFYNASRKLILRGVDGIVFVADSASNRLRANAESMRNLRENLAEYGLSLEHIPMVLQINKRDLPDALPVDMIQAVIDPEGRFPTFEAVATEGKGVFEPLKDVSRRVLSKLAEHT, encoded by the coding sequence ATGAGCACCATCAACTTCGCGAACCGCGAGATCAACTTCAAGATCGTCTACTACGGCCCCGGCCTCTCGGGCAAGACCACGAACCTGCGCTGGGTCTACCAGACCGTACCCGAGGGCCGCAAGGGCGAGATGGTCTCGCTGGCCACCGAGGACGAGCGCACCCTCTTCTTCGACTTCCTACCCGTGGACCTGGGGGAGGTCAAAGGGTTCAAGACCCGCTTCCACCTCTACACCGTGCCCGGCCAGGTCTTCTACAACGCCAGCCGCAAGCTGATCCTGCGCGGCGTCGACGGTATCGTCTTCGTGGCCGACTCCGCCTCCAACCGCCTGCGCGCCAACGCCGAGAGCATGCGCAACCTGCGCGAGAACCTGGCGGAGTACGGGCTCAGCCTCGAGCACATCCCGATGGTGCTGCAGATCAACAAGCGCGACCTGCCCGACGCGCTTCCGGTGGACATGATCCAGGCGGTCATCGACCCCGAGGGGCGGTTTCCCACCTTCGAGGCCGTGGCCACCGAAGGTAAGGGCGTCTTCGAGCCGCTCAAGGACGTGAGCCGCCGGGTACTTTCCAAGCTCGCCGAGCACACCTGA
- the gcvT gene encoding glycine cleavage system aminomethyltransferase GcvT: MKRTPLYDEHERLGGRMVDFAGWALPLQYTSITKEHLAVREAVGLFDVSHMGEFFVRGPEALAFLRWATLNDPARLKLGRAQYSMLPNDRGGVVDDIYVYRTGELEYLVVVNAANVAKDWAHLNRLVEGYDAELEDASDAWALMALQGPRAEATLQTLTDTELSGVRKNATLTLEVAGVPARIARTGYTGEDGFEIFTAPEDAPAVWRALTEAGATPAGLGARDTLRLEAGFPLYGHELTDATNPRCTPLAWVIKDKPYFGREALEAAACDERLVGLVMERGIPREGYPILAGGAPAGRVTSGTQSPVLKKGIALGWVRADLAEEGTELAVEVRGRALPARVVRPPFVPLGKK; encoded by the coding sequence ATGAAACGAACCCCGCTCTACGACGAACACGAAAGGCTGGGCGGCCGCATGGTGGACTTCGCCGGCTGGGCGCTGCCGCTGCAGTACACCTCGATCACCAAGGAGCACCTGGCGGTGCGCGAGGCCGTGGGGCTCTTCGACGTGAGCCACATGGGCGAGTTCTTCGTGCGCGGCCCCGAGGCGCTCGCCTTCCTGCGCTGGGCCACCCTCAACGACCCGGCCAGGCTGAAGCTGGGCCGGGCGCAGTACTCCATGCTGCCGAACGACCGCGGCGGCGTGGTGGACGACATCTACGTCTACCGGACCGGCGAGCTCGAGTACCTGGTGGTGGTCAACGCCGCCAACGTGGCCAAGGACTGGGCCCACCTGAACCGGCTGGTCGAGGGCTACGACGCAGAACTCGAAGACGCCTCCGACGCCTGGGCGCTGATGGCGCTGCAGGGGCCGCGGGCCGAGGCGACGCTGCAGACGCTTACCGACACCGAGCTTTCCGGCGTGCGCAAGAACGCCACCCTGACGCTCGAGGTGGCCGGCGTGCCCGCCCGCATCGCCCGCACCGGCTACACCGGTGAGGACGGCTTCGAGATCTTCACCGCCCCCGAAGACGCTCCGGCGGTCTGGCGGGCGCTCACCGAGGCCGGGGCGACCCCCGCGGGCCTGGGGGCGCGCGACACCCTACGCCTCGAGGCCGGCTTCCCCCTCTACGGCCACGAGCTCACCGACGCCACCAACCCCCGCTGCACCCCGCTGGCCTGGGTGATCAAGGACAAACCCTACTTCGGGCGCGAAGCCCTGGAGGCCGCGGCCTGCGACGAGCGGCTGGTGGGGCTGGTGATGGAGCGCGGCATCCCCCGCGAGGGCTACCCCATCCTTGCCGGCGGCGCGCCGGCGGGGCGCGTTACCTCGGGCACCCAGTCGCCCGTCCTCAAGAAGGGCATCGCCCTGGGTTGGGTGCGCGCCGATCTGGCGGAGGAGGGGACCGAGCTGGCCGTCGAGGTGCGCGGCCGCGCCCTGCCCGCGCGCGTCGTCCGGCCGCCGTTCGTCCCGCTCGGGAAGAAGTAG
- the gcvH gene encoding glycine cleavage system protein GcvH — protein MNVPADRKYTRSHEWAKQEGSLIVVGISDFAQESLGDVVFVETPEVGREVQAGEAVAVVESVKTASDIYAPVSGKVVEVNEALADEPELVNGDPYGAGWIFKLEPSDPAEFDALLGPDDYTKVIEEES, from the coding sequence ATGAACGTTCCCGCTGACCGCAAGTACACCCGCTCCCACGAATGGGCCAAGCAGGAAGGCTCCCTGATCGTCGTCGGCATCAGCGACTTCGCCCAGGAGTCTCTGGGCGACGTGGTCTTCGTCGAGACCCCGGAGGTGGGCCGCGAGGTCCAGGCCGGCGAGGCCGTGGCCGTCGTCGAGTCGGTCAAGACCGCCTCCGACATCTACGCTCCGGTCTCCGGCAAGGTCGTCGAGGTCAACGAGGCGCTGGCCGACGAGCCCGAGCTGGTCAACGGCGACCCCTACGGCGCCGGCTGGATCTTCAAACTCGAGCCCAGCGACCCCGCTGAGTTCGACGCCCTTCTTGG